The Chlorobaculum sp. MV4-Y genome contains the following window.
CAGACTCCGTATGCTTCGACGATTTTTTTCTCATCATCAACCAGGAGCGTGAACGGCAATTCATACTTGTCAGCGAATTTACGATGAGCTTTCTGCCCATCGACGCTCACCCCGAGCACCACTGCATCTACCTTTTCAAAGTTAGGCAAATTGTCACGAAAAGCACAAGCCTCCTTGGTGCAACCCGGCGTATCGTCCTTCGGGTAAAAGTAGAGAACAACCTTTCTGCCTATGTAGTCGCGAAGGGAAACTTCCTTCCCATCCTGGTCTTTCGCGGTGAATTCCGGAGCCTTCTGGCCCGCCTGCAATAGTGCCATGACTGGTGATTTATAATTACATTTTCATCGAGTTTTCAGCATCGGGAACTCATATCCGCCTACAAA
Protein-coding sequences here:
- the bcp gene encoding thioredoxin-dependent thiol peroxidase — protein: MALLQAGQKAPEFTAKDQDGKEVSLRDYIGRKVVLYFYPKDDTPGCTKEACAFRDNLPNFEKVDAVVLGVSVDGQKAHRKFADKYELPFTLLVDDEKKIVEAYGVWGLKKFMGREYMGTNRVTYLIDEQGTIEKVWPKVKPETHAAEVLDWLQQKT